ATAACCACTCGATAAATGGCCTGGAAGGCTTTTTGTGGTTTTAAATCGTGTTCTCTGAGGATATTATACATCTCATCGTGCAGTTCCTCTGGATTGAGGTCCTTCTCTTCCAATAAAGCGGCCATATCCTTTAAAAATGCTGTTTGTTCCGGAGATAAATTGGCAGGAGGCATCTTTTCCTGCACCTGGAACTTGACAAAGCCCGGAGCATAGGTATCCAGCCAGTTTTTAACATGAATTATTCTTTTTTGCAAAATATCTTTTAAATCATCAGATAAATCTTCAAATGAATTATTTTCCATTTCTTCAGGTAGCTGGGAGTTTCTCTGTAATATGTGGTAGATTTTTTCCAGATCATCACCAGCAATCTGATAGGCCACGGTTAAGAAACGATAGGATGGCCTGAATGGCATTTTCTCTGTGTCCTGGATTTGAGACATTTGGTAGATTTTTTTAAGTTTCCCTTCTTCCTTTTCAGAGGCTGCTTCTTCTTTGCAGAAGTATATTTGCTCCACACGGTCAAATTGCTCTACAAAATCCAAAAATGGCATTTCTGGATTGAAATCCTTGTGTTTCATTGGTTTATTTCTAAATAAGAAATAATTTAGACTCTCAGCAGGCCCAATTTCCAACCACTGTCCTGGAGTGAAGAATACTCCGTGGGATTTACTCATGGCCTCTCCTTTAAGTGTGATCCACTCGTAAGGAACGGGATAAGGCGCCTTGTAATCAAAAATGTCCTGAGAAATTACACTACTCACATCATAGGATCCGCCACTGGCAGCGTGGTCCTTTCCAAATGGTTCGCAAGTTATTCCAAATATTTTCCATCGGGCAGCCCATTCCACTCTCCAGGTGAGTTTCCCTTCTCCTGATTTAATGTCCATAGTACCATCAAAGCCACACTCGCACCGGTAAGTAACCTCATCGCCCTCAAAGTCATAGGCGAATGTCGTATTCACCCGGCCACATTCAGTACAGATAGGATTGTAAGGCAACCAGTCATCAGCCAGGGGATTTTCACGGTATTTATTGAATATTTCCCGAATTTCAGGGGCCTTTTCCAGGGAAGTGCGTATGTAATCCAGGTATAATCCGTCCTTGTACATCTGGGCTCCAGAATAGGTTTCCAGTTCTATGCCAAAGTCATCCAATGTGTCCAGAAATGGTTTCTGGAAATGCTCTACAAAACTGTCACAACAGCCTTCAGGACAAGGTATCTGGGAATAAGGAACTCCCAGGTATTTTTCATAGCTTTCTGGAAGAGGAAAAGGAACCTTACGCAGGGGATCATGATCATCAGCTATCCAGATAGTCTTGGAGGATGCTCCTTCTTTTTTCAGTGCCTTGCCCACAGCATTTGCTATAAATACGTCACAAGAGTTTCCAATATGTATTGATCCAGAGATGGATGTTCCGCTGGCCACTACATGTTCTTCTACATCCCACTCTTTTAATTCGTCTGCTATCCTTTCTATCCAATGTTTCAATCAAATCACCTAAGTTTATAGAGTCAATTAATGTAATTTCTAAGCTATTATTCGCTCAAATTTATATTGAACATTAAATAACCAGTTTAATAATTAATTATATGATTTATTTTATTTTAATAATTTAGTAGTATATGAAATTAAATTTCTTTTTTTAAAATATTAGATTTATCATAAGAAAACCAGAAATATTTCGATTTTTTATGAGATTAAATTAATTTATTTATTTCAAGTTATTTAAGAATAATATTAATATTAACTATTATATTTTAAAATAAGAAATATAAAAAGATATTTATTAAAAATAGTTCTTTTTAAAAAATTTAAATATAAATAAAGAATGAAAAGAGTTTAATTAATTATTTTAATTAATCAAACACGTCAACTTCGGCGTTGTCCAACCATTCATTCACGATTTTGACCGCACAGTAGTTACCGCACATGGTACAAGTATCTGGGTCTTCTGGTGGTCTTTCGTCCCGTTTTTTACGGGCTTCAGCAGGACACATAGATGCGTCGTATTGTGCTTCCCAGTTGAGTTTTTTACGGGCATTAGCCATTACCAGGTCCTTTTCACCGTTGTGAATACCTTTGGCCATGTCTCCCACATATGCTCCTATACGGGTGGCAATAACTCCTTCTTTCACGTCGTCAGGGAAAGGGAGAGCTAAATGCTCAGCAGGGGTTACGTAACAGATGAAGTCGGCTCCAGCACCGGCAGATGCGGCTGCTCCAATGGAAGAAACAATGTGATCGTATCCAGCACCGATATCAGTTACAATAGGTCCTAACATATAGAACGGAGCTCCTCTGCAGAGTTTTTTCTGGAGGGTTACATTGGCAGGGATTTCATTTAATGGGATGTGTCCCGGCCCTTCTACAATAGTCTGTACACCAGCTTCTCGTGCTTTGTCCACTAATTCTCCTAAGATAATTAGCTCTTGAACTCCCGCCCGGTCAGTGGAATCAGCTATTGCTCCAGCCCTCATGGCATTGGCCATGGACATAGTGAAATCGTGTTCTTTGGCGATTTCCAATATGTAATCGAAATTT
Above is a window of Methanobacteriales archaeon HGW-Methanobacteriales-1 DNA encoding:
- a CDS encoding thiamine biosynthesis protein ThiC (catalyzes the formation of 4-amino-2-methyl-5-phosphomethylpyrimidine from 5-amino-1-(5-phospho-D-ribosyl)imidazole and S-adenosyl-L-methionine in thiamine biosynthesis), encoding MTQMDDAKKGIITEEMKAVAQAENVSEEFIRKSVAQGTIAIPSNINRDNAKAVGIGAGLRTKVNATIGTSTDICDFDLEEEKAKVAMAHHADTLMELSVGGDLDEIRQRILKVSDLPVGSVPIYQAAVETIREKGSAIYMEEESMFKAIEKQAKDGVDFMAIHCSVNRETLKRLKRQGREGGLVSRGGAFVSAWMVENEVENPLYKNFDYILEIAKEHDFTMSMANAMRAGAIADSTDRAGVQELIILGELVDKAREAGVQTIVEGPGHIPLNEIPANVTLQKKLCRGAPFYMLGPIVTDIGAGYDHIVSSIGAAASAGAGADFICYVTPAEHLALPFPDDVKEGVIATRIGAYVGDMAKGIHNGEKDLVMANARKKLNWEAQYDASMCPAEARKKRDERPPEDPDTCTMCGNYCAVKIVNEWLDNAEVDVFD
- a CDS encoding lysine--tRNA ligase, producing the protein MKHWIERIADELKEWDVEEHVVASGTSISGSIHIGNSCDVFIANAVGKALKKEGASSKTIWIADDHDPLRKVPFPLPESYEKYLGVPYSQIPCPEGCCDSFVEHFQKPFLDTLDDFGIELETYSGAQMYKDGLYLDYIRTSLEKAPEIREIFNKYRENPLADDWLPYNPICTECGRVNTTFAYDFEGDEVTYRCECGFDGTMDIKSGEGKLTWRVEWAARWKIFGITCEPFGKDHAASGGSYDVSSVISQDIFDYKAPYPVPYEWITLKGEAMSKSHGVFFTPGQWLEIGPAESLNYFLFRNKPMKHKDFNPEMPFLDFVEQFDRVEQIYFCKEEAASEKEEGKLKKIYQMSQIQDTEKMPFRPSYRFLTVAYQIAGDDLEKIYHILQRNSQLPEEMENNSFEDLSDDLKDILQKRIIHVKNWLDTYAPGFVKFQVQEKMPPANLSPEQTAFLKDMAALLEEKDLNPEELHDEMYNILREHDLKPQKAFQAIYRVVIGKKMGPRAASFILSLDKDFVIKRLRLEE